The genomic window TCGAATATACCAATCCCGCCGAACGTTACCATGAGCCCGGTGAAGGAAAAATATCTTTCCACGCTCTCACGCTTTGATGCAGTGATAACCTATTTCGGTCTGACCGCTTTTGAATCTGCGCTCGCCGGGCTCCCGGTGATGCTGCTCTCGCCGACGAACTATCATGCAACACTTGCCGCGGAATGCGGGGCGATGTTCTATGACATCGGTTCGATGCGTTCGGGATCTGAGGCGATATCCGGCAGGATGTTCTACCTCATCAATAAGCCTGCGGCTCGGAAAGCGCTCATCGCCGAAGCTAAAAAATCGATAGTCCCGGAACGTTCGATGGAACACATCACCCGCATTATCCGCGGAACAGCAGCCCTCGTGCACCCCCGCTGCACCGCCTGCGGCGCGGCGCTCACACACATTGCCGCACGTTCAGAGAATTCAAATCTGTATCGGTGTACGGCATGCGGTTCCCTTACGCGGAAATACTTCCTGCCCCTCGCGATGAAGTATGAGGACGACTACTTCACTACGGATTATCGCGCACAATACGGACGGACCTACGAGGATGATTTCCCCGCGATACGTCTCCTCGCAAGAAGGCGTTTAGCCATCATGAAAAAACTGCGGCCCACCGGATCACTTCTCGACCTCGGCTGCGCGCTCGGGTTCTTCCTCTACGAAGCACGCGAAGAAGGATATGATGTTTCCGGCATTGAAACGAGCGCATATGCGGCATCATATGCCAAAAAGAAATTCAGCATCGACGTACATACCGGCGGCGTGGAGCGATTCTCCGCCTCGCGCACGTACGATGTCATCACTGCATGGTATTTCCTCGAGCATATCGACGGCATTGAGTCGATGTTGTCATCAGTGCACCGCATGCTCTCACCCAGCGGCATATTCGCGTTCGGCATGCCCAACGCCGCGGGTATTTCCGCGCGTATGGACCGCTCGTATGCCGCGCGCGTACCCGTCGATCATCGGAATGAATTCACGCCGAACGGGATGGATATGCTCATGCGGAAAGCGGGTTTCGTGCGCGAGCACGTTGCAGCCACCGGCATGCATTGGCCGCGTGCGGCGGGGCTTCTGAAGCTCGGTATGCTCTCGAAGAACGATCGCCTGGCATCGATGTACAGGACCGTCGCTGAAAGATTCTCTCTCGGCGATACGTTCGAGGGATATTACCGGAAACGGTGATCACCTGAGCACGGGATGGGCTTCCACGTGCACGGCATATACGCATTTCATGTCTTCAGCGACCGCGGCAGCACCTTTGACGAGAAGCGCGCCGATCTCTTCGAGCGGGACATCAACGGTGCTGAATAACGGGCGATACGCGTTGGCCTCCGGTGTATTGTCATACCCGATGAGCGTATACTCTTTCCCCGCCGCTGCGCCGAGCTTCGCGATCGTATCTGAAGCGAGCATCGCGATCGTATCGTTCGACCCGAACACGCAGTCATATCCTCCGATACGGAAAGCCGCCGATAACTTTTCCGGTATCTCATCGAGCGACGTGATCGAAATAACGTCACCGCGGACACCGGCGTCTTTTGCCGCAGAGAGGAACGCCTCGCGTTTATACGAAGCGCTGGCGAAGCGGTCGCGGTGTTCGATCATGAGGAACGCATTCCTGCCGCTGCTTGCGGTATAGCGAATGAGCGAGCGTATCGCCTCCCCGCCGTTGAAATACACGCAATGCCCCGCAGGTCCCTGTCCGGTGAACAGCATGAGCGGGAGGTTCATCCCCCGGCAATGCTCGATGAACGCTGCATATTGCCGCGTGGATGACAGCATGAACACCGGCCGTTCGGAGATGCGCAGGAGCCGCTCAAGGTCGGAGCTGAAGTCGTTCGGATCGATGAGCGTAAAGCTCAGAACACAGTCGTGTTTCTGCGCCTCCTGCATGGCGCCGCGCATGAGGCGGAGATTGATACGATAATTGTCAGGGAGCGCGTAATGATCAAGAGCGTTCGCGTCAGGAAGGAGGAAGTGTGCGGTGAATGCCCGGTTCTGACGAGGCTTTATAATGGTAGGGCGTCCTTTGCCGCGAAAGGCATAGCCCCTGAGCGCAAGCTCAGAGAGAATCTTATTCGCCGTAGGTCTGCTGACGGCGAACTCTTCCATGATAGACCGTTCCGATACCGAAATACCGTGCACCGATGCCTTGTCGATAAGTGAGTCTATTATCACGCGCGAAAGCGCCTTTTTCTGTTTCTTCGGCATGGGTTATTATCCTTGACAAAGCATCATGCCCTTATTATAATGTATATACATGTATAAGTCAAATGTATAGCTATACGGAGCGACGACAATGCGCTTAGTAATTCCAGGTTTTTATGCAATAGTCATGCTCACATCGTTGTTCGGTCAGAGCAAATACAGCGACCGTGACCTCACATTCGCGGTCACATTCGACAGGAATTCCACCGCAGCCGAGGTATCGCTCGGCGACGGGGCATCGACCACGTTCAGGGATAATCTCGAATTCCGCATCGTGCCCGGTTTCGACGGGAAGAACGCTTTCAACCGCCGTGAGGTGGAAGAACTTCTGCGCTACGATGTGGTGAAGAACATCGATCACCGTAAAGGGACGATAGCGTTTTGGGTAATGGCGAAGAATTACAGCCCGAAGGATGTGAAGACATCGGACAAGGAAAAATGGCATAAACCGTACATCAACATCTACTTTAGGGACGGCGCGAATTGGGTGCAGTTCTTCATTTATCAATACTACGATGATGCCCGTGCTTTTTTCTACTGGAGCAGCTCGTACGCAGCAAAGAATATGTATAAACTCGCCGCGGCGCCGCTCCTTACCGTCGGACAGGGTGATTGGTTCCAGATAGCGGTGACCTGGGATGAGAAAGAGATAAAAATGTTCCTCAATGGCGAACTGCAGTCGACAAAAGCGCTTGCTGCAGAAGCACTCGCCCCCTCTGATTTCTCACCGAAGCCGGACGGCTCGTTCATCAGCGTGCGTGAAAGCATATGGAAGGGGCCGCCGCCGTCGACCGATGCCGGTAAAGAGACCGTCATCGATGACATAAAGATATTCTCGCGGCCGCTCACCGATCTTGAGATAAAGAACCAGTATGCCAAGGTGGCCCCTGGCGCAGCGGTACGGGAGCTTGTGAGCATAGATATCCAGCTCAACGGCGTGGATGACGGCGGTCCGCTTGACCGTCTTGAAGCGATAGTCGATATGAATCCGCTCGATGCGGCGTTCCAGAAAGAAGTGCTTGCGTCAAAGGCGAAAGCATCGTACGAGATTAAGACCCCGAAAGGGAAAACACTTTCCGGCGAGTGGCCGGTAGGAACGCTTACGAGCACGAAGATCATAGACGGCATCGATGAACCGGGGGAATATGCGTTCACTGTTATCGTCTCTTCGCCGGACGGCAAGACCGAGCGTGCGACGAAGAAGATCGTGCGACCGGAGACTTCATGGCATAATAATGATATCGGGCGTGAAGACAGCGTACCCGATCCGTGGACGCCGATGAGCATCGATGCCAAGAACACGGTG from Spirochaetota bacterium includes these protein-coding regions:
- a CDS encoding methyltransferase domain-containing protein, coding for MTEHKVFIYTAFGGRYGSGHLMRSLMLAKHLKSEGYDAIFLAEPNTPLSTEIERRHGKTYSRSILASTSAAAIICDRRELPEADIRSLRRTAPVIIMDSNGSETRIADIVIDQLPSRSKKAVNVRPFTCTVLSSAERTPKVRGKVEHIFVYAGAIRAFAEAVAKAASRFPSIRFTIVLGTDSNIPIPPNVTMSPVKEKYLSTLSRFDAVITYFGLTAFESALAGLPVMLLSPTNYHATLAAECGAMFYDIGSMRSGSEAISGRMFYLINKPAARKALIAEAKKSIVPERSMEHITRIIRGTAALVHPRCTACGAALTHIAARSENSNLYRCTACGSLTRKYFLPLAMKYEDDYFTTDYRAQYGRTYEDDFPAIRLLARRRLAIMKKLRPTGSLLDLGCALGFFLYEAREEGYDVSGIETSAYAASYAKKKFSIDVHTGGVERFSASRTYDVITAWYFLEHIDGIESMLSSVHRMLSPSGIFAFGMPNAAGISARMDRSYAARVPVDHRNEFTPNGMDMLMRKAGFVREHVAATGMHWPRAAGLLKLGMLSKNDRLASMYRTVAERFSLGDTFEGYYRKR
- a CDS encoding substrate-binding domain-containing protein, which translates into the protein MPKKQKKALSRVIIDSLIDKASVHGISVSERSIMEEFAVSRPTANKILSELALRGYAFRGKGRPTIIKPRQNRAFTAHFLLPDANALDHYALPDNYRINLRLMRGAMQEAQKHDCVLSFTLIDPNDFSSDLERLLRISERPVFMLSSTRQYAAFIEHCRGMNLPLMLFTGQGPAGHCVYFNGGEAIRSLIRYTASSGRNAFLMIEHRDRFASASYKREAFLSAAKDAGVRGDVISITSLDEIPEKLSAAFRIGGYDCVFGSNDTIAMLASDTIAKLGAAAGKEYTLIGYDNTPEANAYRPLFSTVDVPLEEIGALLVKGAAAVAEDMKCVYAVHVEAHPVLR
- a CDS encoding glycoside hydrolase domain-containing protein, encoding MRLVIPGFYAIVMLTSLFGQSKYSDRDLTFAVTFDRNSTAAEVSLGDGASTTFRDNLEFRIVPGFDGKNAFNRREVEELLRYDVVKNIDHRKGTIAFWVMAKNYSPKDVKTSDKEKWHKPYINIYFRDGANWVQFFIYQYYDDARAFFYWSSSYAAKNMYKLAAAPLLTVGQGDWFQIAVTWDEKEIKMFLNGELQSTKALAAEALAPSDFSPKPDGSFISVRESIWKGPPPSTDAGKETVIDDIKIFSRPLTDLEIKNQYAKVAPGAAVRELVSIDIQLNGVDDGGPLDRLEAIVDMNPLDAAFQKEVLASKAKASYEIKTPKGKTLSGEWPVGTLTSTKIIDGIDEPGEYAFTVIVSSPDGKTERATKKIVRPETSWHNNDIGREDSVPDPWTPMSIDAKNTVRIWNREYHFDKGPFPARIIAGGESILAKAPALVIMTSAGKAAVSYEITERVVKNSFIGLKGKGTANGFSLTWKTRIDFDGFMRTDFEVNGTPTVESMSMQWTVNRKFADFVMDPLLKQSGSGSIEFPFPYDDRKSGTCLWLTSREKGFAWSPEHDGNWIYDKNEKPLRVSVDAGGGVCEVRMITKRTTIPSGAAYHAMFIAPPSRPLPKHSRPYRRGGYARQPHCDVARLQHVGEGTES